From the genome of Sulfurovum sp. NBC37-1, one region includes:
- a CDS encoding FAD-binding oxidoreductase — protein sequence MKPCTAWGMYPQIECRHFKFDKEQTLRKIIIEQNCIIPYGNGRSYGDSALSENIIDVRQKDYFINFDEKTGLLHVQAGVLLSEILEHFVPRGWFLKVTPGTKLITVGGAIASDVHGKNHHVEGCFSKCVKEFTIMLADGEVVTCTKEQTPDLWKATCGGQGLTGIILETKLTLKRINSQYINQTTIKTRNLKETFEAFEEYSHMPYSVAWIDCLAKGDEVGKCLLMVGDFRDDGKLDYRLKPQKSIPFNFPSFALNNLSVRAFNWLYYGKVKEKISIQTVDIDTFFYPLDAIGHWNRIYGNNGFTQYQFILPKETSYEGLEEILTAISNSGKGSFLAVLKLYGKANENWLSFPMEGYSLALDFKIEKGLFELLDHLDEIVLKYKGRIYLTKDARVSKDTFEQGYADIEKFRQFRKENGMVSKFQSLQSKRVEI from the coding sequence ATGAAACCCTGTACCGCCTGGGGCATGTACCCACAGATAGAGTGCCGACACTTCAAGTTCGATAAAGAGCAAACCCTCAGAAAAATCATCATTGAGCAGAATTGCATTATCCCTTATGGCAATGGTAGAAGTTACGGTGACAGTGCTTTGAGCGAGAATATCATCGATGTCAGACAGAAGGACTACTTCATAAACTTCGATGAAAAAACAGGCCTGCTGCATGTACAGGCCGGTGTATTGCTCTCGGAGATCCTCGAACACTTTGTCCCAAGAGGCTGGTTTCTCAAAGTTACCCCTGGCACCAAGCTCATCACTGTAGGTGGCGCTATCGCCAGTGACGTACACGGGAAGAACCATCATGTAGAGGGGTGTTTCTCCAAGTGTGTCAAAGAGTTCACCATTATGCTTGCAGACGGAGAGGTCGTCACCTGCACCAAAGAACAAACACCTGATCTGTGGAAAGCGACCTGTGGAGGTCAGGGGCTTACGGGTATCATCCTCGAAACAAAGCTTACCCTCAAGCGTATCAATTCCCAATATATCAACCAAACCACTATCAAGACCAGAAACCTCAAAGAGACCTTCGAAGCCTTCGAGGAGTACAGCCACATGCCGTACTCTGTCGCCTGGATAGACTGTCTTGCCAAAGGGGATGAAGTAGGTAAATGTCTGCTGATGGTCGGAGATTTCAGAGATGACGGCAAACTGGACTACAGACTCAAACCCCAAAAGAGCATCCCTTTCAACTTTCCAAGTTTCGCACTTAATAATCTAAGTGTCAGAGCCTTCAACTGGCTCTACTATGGTAAAGTCAAAGAAAAAATCTCCATACAGACAGTGGACATAGATACTTTTTTCTACCCTCTCGATGCCATAGGACACTGGAACCGTATCTACGGTAACAACGGCTTTACCCAGTATCAGTTCATTTTACCAAAAGAGACGAGCTATGAAGGTCTTGAAGAGATACTGACAGCCATCTCAAACTCGGGGAAAGGCTCCTTTCTTGCTGTACTCAAACTCTACGGAAAAGCCAACGAAAACTGGCTCTCTTTCCCTATGGAGGGTTACAGTCTTGCTTTGGACTTTAAAATAGAAAAGGGACTCTTTGAACTGCTCGATCATCTCGACGAGATTGTACTCAAATACAAAGGCCGGATCTATCTCACAAAAGATGCAAGGGTCTCCAAAGATACCTTCGAGCAGGGCTATGCCGACATAGAAAAGTTCAGGCAGTTTAGAAAAGAGAATGGGATGGTCAGTAAGTTCCAGTCGTTACAATCAAAAAGAGTAGAAATATAA
- a CDS encoding decaprenyl-phosphate phosphoribosyltransferase, which produces MKLIDIIKLIRPHQYVKNLFIFLPLFFAMKITEPALLFNTIIAFIAFSLTASAVYVLNDYHDIEEDRQHPRKKERPLASGAISRSQAVMIMSVLFVSGFLMMALLSLKAAAILAAYVVMNIAYSFSLKHISIVDVNIIAIGFVLRIFVGSTVTGIALSKWIVIMTFLLALFMALAKRRDDVLIYLDTGKKMRKVIDGYNLQFLDTAMAIMASVVIVAYTIYTTSPEVVARFHSDYLYLTAFFVILGVMRYLKIALVLKDSGSPTKIVIKDRFMQLILLGWIGTFAWILY; this is translated from the coding sequence ATGAAATTGATCGATATAATAAAACTCATACGCCCCCACCAGTACGTCAAAAACCTCTTCATCTTTCTCCCGCTTTTTTTCGCCATGAAGATCACCGAGCCGGCGTTACTCTTCAATACTATCATCGCCTTCATCGCTTTTTCCCTGACCGCCAGTGCTGTGTATGTACTCAATGACTATCATGATATCGAAGAGGACAGGCAACACCCCAGGAAGAAAGAGCGCCCACTTGCATCCGGAGCGATCAGCAGGTCCCAGGCGGTGATGATCATGTCCGTACTCTTTGTATCGGGCTTTTTAATGATGGCACTGCTCTCGCTTAAGGCCGCTGCCATTCTTGCAGCGTATGTCGTTATGAACATTGCCTACAGTTTTTCCCTTAAGCACATTTCCATTGTCGACGTGAACATCATTGCCATCGGTTTTGTGCTGCGTATTTTTGTAGGGTCGACAGTTACTGGTATTGCGCTTTCCAAATGGATCGTGATCATGACCTTCTTGCTGGCACTTTTCATGGCACTGGCAAAAAGAAGGGATGATGTGCTCATCTATCTGGATACAGGCAAGAAGATGCGTAAAGTGATAGACGGATACAACCTTCAGTTCCTCGATACGGCTATGGCGATCATGGCGTCAGTGGTCATCGTCGCCTATACGATCTATACGACTTCCCCTGAAGTGGTCGCAAGATTTCACAGTGACTATCTTTACCTGACAGCCTTTTTTGTTATACTGGGAGTGATGCGCTACCTGAAGATCGCTCTGGTTCTCAAAGACAGTGGTTCCCCTACAAAAATCGTCATCAAGGACCGGTTTATGCAGTTGATCCTGTTGGGGTGGATCGGTACCTTTGCCTGGATACTCTACTGA
- a CDS encoding SDR family oxidoreductase, with protein MSYVLIVGAKSDIARACAREYAKNGYDLYLAARDVEKLTDFAQDVVTRTQRDVNLVELDILDYKSHQAFYENLEEKPLGVISAVGYLGDQQKAQSDFTEAKKIVDTNYTGVVSLFNIIADDFEKRRSGFMVGISSVAGDRGRKSNYIYGSAKAALTAYLSGLRNRLYETQVQVLTVKPGFVATKMTEELDLPEKLTAQPEEVAQDIFSAQQKGKNILYTKWIWKYIMMIIKAIPEWKFKGMSI; from the coding sequence ATGAGTTATGTATTGATAGTGGGTGCTAAGAGTGATATTGCCAGAGCATGTGCGAGGGAGTATGCAAAGAATGGGTATGACCTGTATCTTGCTGCAAGAGATGTGGAAAAGCTGACAGATTTCGCACAAGATGTCGTTACCAGAACGCAAAGAGATGTAAATCTTGTAGAGTTGGATATTTTGGATTACAAAAGCCATCAGGCTTTTTATGAGAACCTTGAAGAAAAGCCTCTTGGTGTCATCTCGGCTGTAGGCTACCTTGGAGACCAGCAGAAGGCTCAGAGTGATTTCACTGAAGCAAAGAAGATCGTCGACACCAACTATACAGGTGTTGTAAGTCTGTTTAATATTATTGCTGATGACTTTGAAAAGAGAAGAAGCGGGTTCATGGTAGGTATCTCGTCCGTTGCCGGCGATCGTGGACGTAAGAGTAACTACATCTACGGCTCCGCCAAAGCAGCGCTTACTGCTTACCTTTCGGGGTTAAGAAACAGACTTTATGAGACTCAGGTGCAGGTGCTTACCGTCAAGCCCGGATTTGTGGCGACGAAGATGACGGAAGAGTTGGACCTGCCTGAAAAGTTGACGGCTCAACCAGAGGAAGTGGCACAGGATATCTTCAGTGCACAGCAAAAAGGTAAGAATATACTTTATACGAAGTGGATATGGAAATACATTATGATGATTATCAAAGCTATTCCAGAGTGGAAATTTAAGGGGATGAGTATTTGA
- a CDS encoding histone deacetylase family protein — MKVAYITDEIYLEHDTGTAHPESRYRLEAIEKAVAPLKKRLIDVSPISVSEKVLELVHTPEHIETVREASQQNRSIDSDTICSEHSYEAARKAVGAGIVAVDGIKKGEFERAFCAVRPPGHHARPEHAMGFCLFNNIAITARYAQQQGYKKVMIIDFDVHHGNGTQDTFYDDDSVFYFSSHQAFAYPGTGMEKERGAGKGEGYTANFLVMPDSGDEELLDIYENDLPPYVSAFQPDIILVSAGYDLHESDPLAQLNVTTDGIQKIVRLILKSADVPYLFFLEGGYDVNALGRNVKVTLEEMLTIDTI; from the coding sequence ATGAAAGTAGCCTATATTACCGACGAGATCTATTTGGAGCATGATACTGGTACCGCCCATCCTGAATCACGCTACCGTCTGGAAGCAATAGAGAAAGCAGTAGCGCCTCTGAAGAAGAGGCTGATAGATGTTTCGCCCATATCTGTCTCAGAAAAGGTACTTGAACTGGTGCATACTCCTGAACATATAGAGACTGTGCGTGAAGCAAGTCAACAAAACAGATCCATCGATTCAGATACCATCTGCAGTGAACACTCTTACGAGGCCGCGAGAAAAGCTGTAGGTGCAGGGATCGTTGCAGTGGACGGCATTAAAAAGGGAGAATTCGAACGTGCCTTCTGTGCCGTGCGTCCTCCCGGCCATCATGCCAGGCCCGAGCATGCTATGGGTTTCTGTCTCTTTAACAACATAGCTATTACTGCACGCTATGCACAGCAGCAGGGGTACAAAAAAGTGATGATTATCGATTTCGATGTGCATCACGGCAATGGAACGCAGGACACTTTTTATGATGATGACAGCGTTTTCTACTTCTCATCTCATCAGGCTTTTGCCTACCCCGGTACAGGCATGGAGAAGGAGAGAGGAGCTGGAAAAGGAGAGGGGTATACAGCAAATTTTCTCGTGATGCCCGATAGCGGTGACGAAGAACTGCTTGATATCTATGAAAATGACCTTCCCCCTTATGTCTCCGCGTTCCAGCCTGACATCATACTGGTTTCTGCCGGGTATGACCTGCATGAGAGTGATCCTCTGGCACAGCTCAATGTGACGACAGATGGGATACAAAAGATCGTACGCCTCATTTTGAAAAGTGCCGATGTGCCGTACCTCTTTTTTCTGGAAGGCGGGTATGATGTGAATGCTTTGGGGAGGAATGTCAAAGTGACGTTGGAGGAGATGTTAACTATAGATACAATCTGA
- a CDS encoding glycosyltransferase family 4 protein codes for MNLESSEKMQNKTIAIVSNTSWFVYNFHLSLVKMLQEEGWRVEVLAPRDDYSQKLEEEGVAFHDVKINSKGTNPLEDMKLVAAFYRLYKALEPDVILHYTIKPNVYGSMAAGLLKIPAISSVTGLGTIFLSDNLASKAGKMLYKIALKVPEKVFYLNQADRDLFVDSGLVDAGKAELIPGSGIDTEKFKLRLSKNKRDTVRFLFIARLLRDKGIEEFVEAARQIGIQHSVPQGQELKIEFCILGAFYPGNPTAITEKEMQAWTEEGVISYLGTSDDVPSVIAKADCVVLPSYREGISQVLLEAASMVKPLIASDVPGCREVLEDGVNGFLCEAKNADDLAEQMMKMLALSQEEREWMGQEGRKKVQQEFDETVVNRKYLDTVEKILKSKKR; via the coding sequence ATGAATTTGGAAAGTAGTGAAAAAATGCAAAATAAAACCATAGCTATTGTAAGCAATACCTCATGGTTTGTTTACAATTTTCATCTTTCTTTGGTTAAAATGCTTCAGGAAGAAGGCTGGAGGGTTGAAGTGCTGGCACCCAGGGATGACTACTCACAAAAGCTGGAAGAAGAGGGGGTTGCGTTCCATGATGTGAAGATCAACAGCAAGGGAACGAACCCGCTTGAAGACATGAAGCTGGTTGCAGCATTCTACCGGCTCTACAAAGCACTTGAGCCTGATGTGATCCTGCACTATACCATTAAGCCTAATGTCTACGGTTCCATGGCGGCAGGCCTGCTGAAGATACCTGCGATCAGCAGTGTTACGGGACTGGGAACGATCTTTTTGAGTGACAATCTTGCTTCAAAAGCAGGGAAGATGCTTTACAAAATAGCACTGAAAGTGCCCGAAAAAGTCTTTTACCTGAACCAGGCCGACCGAGACCTTTTTGTGGATTCCGGGCTGGTCGATGCAGGTAAAGCCGAGCTGATCCCTGGTTCGGGTATCGATACGGAGAAATTCAAACTGCGTTTGTCTAAAAACAAGAGGGATACAGTACGGTTCCTTTTCATTGCAAGACTGCTTAGAGACAAAGGGATAGAGGAATTTGTAGAAGCAGCGAGACAAATTGGCATCCAGCATTCAGTACCCCAAGGGCAAGAGCTCAAGATTGAGTTCTGTATTTTGGGTGCCTTCTACCCCGGAAACCCTACGGCGATAACGGAAAAAGAGATGCAAGCATGGACAGAAGAAGGTGTGATAAGCTATCTTGGAACGAGTGATGATGTTCCCTCAGTCATTGCCAAAGCGGACTGCGTGGTACTACCTTCCTACAGGGAAGGGATATCGCAGGTGTTGCTTGAAGCGGCAAGTATGGTAAAACCACTTATTGCTTCGGATGTACCCGGGTGCAGGGAAGTACTTGAAGATGGTGTGAACGGTTTTTTATGCGAAGCGAAAAATGCGGATGATCTGGCAGAACAGATGATGAAAATGCTCGCGCTCTCCCAAGAAGAACGGGAATGGATGGGACAAGAGGGGAGAAAAAAGGTGCAGCAGGAGTTCGATGAAACCGTGGTAAACCGGAAATACCTTGATACAGTCGAAAAAATACTGAAATCTAAAAAGAGATAA
- a CDS encoding nucleotidyltransferase domain-containing protein, which translates to MHNNPDSSFRNTHPLTLLELSSDTSIVKTKKVCNAKNDLSLELLFLIACCQTEPSQNDIDTIRSFLNAEHLTLHTLISLANQHGILPLIYKTLSSLNAELLTLNTFLSELKARYMSISKRNMFMSAELIHIMTLFEKNHIDMLAFKGPALAKSAYGDITLRQFGDLDILVKPKDLPKIMECMLSEGYVPDVKIPPKESAYYYTLLTTIGFDKRPNNMRIEIHWELLSQNYAVAWKSTTLWQCTDEVEINHRNIPAMAFEKQLIYLCLHGSKHLFERIEWICDIDRSVRMQEKIDWHYIITTSKELGVFRMLLLGLSLASDLIGLSLPKEITQAIRKDSTLPGLKKKIVSSYSAKHGKNTVDRSYFFTVMQMREHPSDRLRFAWQALFATQFNDINYIRLPRYLYFLYPLVRLYRLVEKYFTKK; encoded by the coding sequence ATGCATAATAATCCAGACAGCTCTTTTCGCAACACACACCCTTTAACACTTCTGGAACTAAGTTCCGATACCTCCATTGTTAAAACAAAGAAGGTCTGCAACGCTAAAAACGATCTCTCCCTGGAGTTGCTTTTTCTAATCGCCTGCTGCCAGACAGAACCATCTCAAAATGACATCGATACCATTCGCTCTTTCCTGAACGCGGAACACTTAACACTGCACACTTTGATCAGCCTTGCCAATCAACATGGTATTCTGCCCTTAATCTACAAAACCCTCTCTTCTCTTAATGCTGAACTCTTAACGCTTAACACTTTTCTCTCTGAGCTGAAAGCACGCTATATGAGTATTTCCAAACGCAACATGTTCATGTCAGCAGAACTTATCCACATTATGACACTTTTTGAAAAGAACCATATCGACATGCTGGCCTTCAAAGGACCGGCACTTGCAAAGTCAGCCTATGGAGATATCACTCTCAGACAGTTCGGTGATCTTGATATTCTGGTCAAACCCAAAGATCTTCCGAAGATCATGGAATGCATGCTTTCAGAAGGGTATGTGCCCGATGTCAAAATCCCACCAAAGGAGTCTGCCTACTATTATACACTGCTGACAACCATCGGATTTGACAAACGGCCAAACAATATGCGTATAGAGATCCACTGGGAACTTCTTTCGCAGAACTATGCGGTCGCATGGAAGAGCACAACGTTATGGCAGTGTACAGATGAAGTGGAGATCAACCACCGCAACATCCCAGCTATGGCTTTCGAGAAGCAGCTGATCTATCTCTGCCTGCATGGGAGCAAACATCTGTTCGAACGTATCGAGTGGATCTGCGACATCGACCGTTCTGTCCGGATGCAGGAAAAGATAGACTGGCATTATATTATCACGACATCCAAAGAGCTTGGTGTTTTTCGTATGCTGCTTTTGGGACTTTCTTTGGCATCAGACCTCATCGGCCTTTCTCTTCCCAAAGAGATCACACAGGCCATCCGGAAAGACAGCACGCTACCAGGCCTGAAAAAAAAGATCGTTTCATCCTACTCAGCAAAGCATGGAAAAAATACTGTCGACCGCAGCTATTTTTTTACCGTGATGCAGATGAGAGAGCATCCTTCAGACCGTTTACGGTTTGCCTGGCAAGCTCTTTTTGCCACACAGTTCAATGATATCAACTATATTCGACTCCCCCGATATCTGTATTTTCTTTACCCACTTGTTCGGCTTTACCGCCTTGTCGAAAAATACTTCACAAAAAAGTAA
- a CDS encoding GtrA family protein: protein MLAIKYSIFAAISTLVNLFFQWLSFLAYSGFGSLYVAMFVGTLAGLVSKYILDKKWIFYHTPKDKKDDAKKFILYSFMGVFTTIIFWGTEMAFYYLVPNPNAKYVGAIIGLTIGYIIKYFLDKKYVFIHKEEVNI, encoded by the coding sequence ATGCTGGCTATTAAATACAGTATCTTCGCCGCCATCTCCACACTGGTCAACCTTTTCTTCCAGTGGCTGAGCTTTTTGGCTTACAGCGGTTTCGGTTCACTCTATGTGGCGATGTTTGTCGGAACCCTGGCAGGACTGGTCTCCAAATACATCCTTGACAAGAAATGGATTTTCTACCACACCCCCAAAGATAAAAAAGACGATGCGAAGAAGTTCATCCTCTACTCTTTCATGGGAGTGTTTACGACCATTATCTTCTGGGGAACGGAGATGGCGTTCTATTACCTCGTTCCCAACCCCAATGCCAAATACGTCGGTGCCATTATCGGACTGACTATCGGCTACATTATTAAGTACTTCCTTGACAAGAAGTATGTATTCATACACAAAGAAGAGGTAAACATATGA
- a CDS encoding YdcF family protein, whose protein sequence is MMKKRGMVLLLVLLVFFCIVFANLGKWLDVTDKPVESDIIICLGGGDYHRIDKAIALYRAGYSMKHLLVLTGDDVTPVRKRAGYKDFRVRLLEKKYTTIPYSHVPGLLSTREEVLFIKRYMLSRGYRSALIVSDPPHLGRVAFLSQVLSVYGDSALQWHYVGSGVKWWDREHYYRNETARHYALTELLKIPYNLYKLCCDN, encoded by the coding sequence ATGATGAAAAAGAGAGGTATGGTTTTGCTCTTGGTACTGCTTGTATTTTTTTGTATAGTATTTGCAAATCTTGGGAAATGGCTTGACGTTACGGATAAGCCTGTTGAGTCAGACATTATCATTTGTCTGGGTGGGGGAGATTATCACAGGATCGATAAAGCCATTGCTCTTTACCGTGCAGGATACAGCATGAAGCATTTGCTTGTCTTGACAGGAGATGATGTAACACCCGTGCGAAAGAGAGCCGGATATAAAGATTTTCGTGTAAGGCTGCTTGAGAAAAAATATACTACTATACCCTATAGCCATGTTCCCGGGCTTTTATCGACACGGGAGGAAGTATTGTTTATTAAACGTTATATGCTTTCACGGGGGTATCGCAGTGCTTTGATCGTGAGTGATCCTCCTCATTTAGGACGTGTTGCTTTTTTAAGTCAGGTACTGTCTGTTTATGGAGACAGTGCACTACAGTGGCATTATGTAGGAAGCGGTGTCAAGTGGTGGGACAGGGAACATTACTACAGAAATGAAACGGCAAGGCACTATGCGTTGACCGAACTGTTGAAGATACCCTACAATCTGTATAAGCTCTGTTGTGACAATTAG
- a CDS encoding HAD family hydrolase, with the protein MQLHGRKNSIQIAFFDFDGTITTDDSLIKFIQFAVGKPAYYMGLLKLSPMLTAYTLKLIPNYIAKEKLLGCFFKGWDVERFSRLAEAYSLEQIDSIIRRQAMEKVRWHQEKGHRVVIVSASMACWLEAWCHKQDITLVSTQLEMKDGKLTGKFATKNCHGEEKVRRIKEIYDLDEYDYIYAYGDSGGDKAMLALADESHYRPFREK; encoded by the coding sequence TTGCAACTGCATGGAAGGAAGAATAGTATTCAAATAGCATTTTTTGATTTTGATGGTACCATTACCACCGACGACAGTCTCATTAAATTCATCCAGTTTGCCGTAGGCAAGCCGGCTTATTACATGGGATTGCTGAAACTAAGCCCAATGCTGACGGCATATACACTAAAACTCATTCCAAACTATATAGCCAAAGAGAAGTTGTTAGGGTGTTTCTTCAAAGGATGGGATGTCGAACGGTTTTCCAGACTTGCCGAAGCGTATTCGTTGGAACAAATCGATTCCATTATTCGCAGGCAGGCCATGGAAAAGGTCAGATGGCACCAGGAAAAGGGACACAGGGTTGTGATCGTGTCGGCATCGATGGCCTGCTGGCTTGAAGCATGGTGTCACAAACAGGACATTACACTTGTTTCAACGCAGCTGGAAATGAAAGATGGAAAGCTTACGGGGAAATTTGCGACAAAAAACTGTCATGGAGAGGAAAAAGTTCGACGAATAAAAGAGATCTATGATCTTGATGAATATGACTATATCTATGCATATGGAGATAGTGGAGGGGACAAAGCCATGCTTGCACTGGCCGATGAAAGCCATTATCGGCCCTTTAGGGAAAAATAA
- a CDS encoding YSC84-related protein, giving the protein MKTNFLKTLLLLTLFLGTALHADFINQPKEIIDANANAAIQQFYKDVKGGEAFLSKVKGYLVFPSVVKAGFVVGGKYGEGVLRVDGKSVGYYSIAAGSVGFQLGAQKASYIIAFVTQDALDKFMKSNGWEAGVDGAITVAKWGAGTDISTISYQNPIYAFVFGEKGLMYNLNLEGTKFTKLNR; this is encoded by the coding sequence ATGAAAACAAATTTCTTAAAAACACTACTGCTTCTAACGTTATTTCTTGGTACTGCATTGCATGCGGACTTCATCAATCAGCCAAAAGAAATTATAGATGCCAATGCCAATGCAGCCATCCAACAGTTTTATAAAGATGTTAAAGGGGGCGAAGCCTTTCTCTCAAAAGTAAAAGGTTATCTTGTGTTCCCCTCCGTTGTCAAAGCCGGTTTTGTTGTCGGAGGAAAATACGGTGAAGGCGTACTGCGTGTCGACGGAAAGAGTGTTGGTTACTACAGCATTGCAGCTGGCTCCGTAGGATTCCAGCTTGGTGCACAAAAAGCTTCCTACATCATAGCCTTCGTTACACAGGATGCACTGGACAAATTTATGAAAAGCAATGGCTGGGAAGCCGGTGTGGACGGTGCGATCACCGTTGCTAAATGGGGTGCAGGTACCGATATCAGTACGATCAGCTATCAGAACCCTATCTATGCTTTTGTATTTGGGGAAAAAGGTTTGATGTACAATCTTAACCTGGAAGGTACGAAGTTCACAAAGCTTAATCGTTAA
- a CDS encoding efflux RND transporter permease subunit: protein MEVYKIKNIAGHMSKAFLSNPLTPILAIAILLLGFVSLQTMPREEDPQIEVSGGAVMVALPGASPKEVLNVVVKPLERRIREIKGVEHVYGTAMNNFGIVNVQYFIGEDRESSNLKLYDKVMQNMDQLPKGTMPPLVKPFDIDIDIPILTAAFYQLPNVQPNVVELYQTIRELQQEINALDNVSKTTLKGVKRPQFNVLIDLSKLSAYHISLGQVAQAIKSISTNAPMIDTINKKGKLVVFGVENAIDTIDDLKELIIAQYMGSPIYLKNIADVEYNYDIQNFQESLITYQKGMDKDPEAVREHEEKEESSEEKEHAPVSFRGLTDQITLTVSKLKGTNAVYIAKEAIEKIQEAKEKLNNAGVGFIITRNYGVRADEAVNELVHHLEITIFIIMLILIPFLGWRESMVVTIAVPMILAATLFIAQITDQTINRITLFAFLLSLGLIVDDAIIVIENIHRRLHLDIEKKSVDEIIVQATDEIGPSTNIATIAIILTMVPMAFVGGMMGQFMKPIPLNVPVGLAVSLFVAYVFAPYMARKFINFKKIKAEVHAHHKKEHGDALEEDVTGKDEEGK, encoded by the coding sequence ATGGAAGTTTACAAGATAAAGAATATTGCCGGACATATGTCGAAAGCGTTTTTAAGTAATCCGCTTACCCCTATACTGGCTATAGCCATTTTACTGCTTGGATTCGTCTCTTTACAGACGATGCCCAGAGAAGAAGACCCGCAGATCGAGGTGAGCGGCGGTGCGGTCATGGTCGCTTTGCCGGGTGCTTCCCCCAAAGAGGTGCTTAATGTCGTGGTTAAACCTCTGGAGCGGCGTATTCGTGAGATCAAGGGGGTGGAGCACGTCTATGGCACTGCCATGAACAATTTCGGGATCGTGAATGTGCAGTATTTCATCGGAGAGGACCGTGAATCTTCCAACCTTAAACTCTATGACAAAGTCATGCAGAACATGGACCAGCTTCCCAAAGGGACTATGCCCCCGCTGGTAAAGCCTTTCGATATCGATATCGATATCCCCATACTTACTGCAGCCTTTTATCAGCTGCCCAATGTTCAGCCCAATGTGGTTGAACTCTATCAGACTATCCGTGAACTGCAGCAGGAGATCAATGCACTTGATAATGTATCGAAGACCACACTCAAAGGAGTTAAACGCCCGCAATTCAATGTACTTATAGACCTAAGCAAGCTTTCTGCCTATCATATATCACTTGGCCAGGTCGCGCAGGCGATCAAGTCCATCTCTACCAATGCACCGATGATCGATACCATTAACAAGAAAGGCAAACTGGTCGTCTTCGGTGTGGAGAATGCCATCGATACCATCGATGACCTCAAAGAACTGATCATCGCCCAGTATATGGGATCACCGATTTATCTGAAGAATATTGCGGATGTTGAATACAATTATGATATCCAGAATTTTCAGGAATCCCTTATCACCTATCAAAAAGGGATGGACAAGGACCCCGAAGCTGTCAGAGAACACGAGGAAAAAGAGGAGAGTAGTGAAGAAAAAGAACATGCCCCGGTCAGTTTCAGAGGTTTGACAGACCAGATCACGCTGACCGTATCGAAACTGAAGGGAACCAATGCCGTCTACATCGCGAAAGAGGCGATAGAGAAGATACAGGAAGCCAAAGAGAAACTGAACAATGCCGGTGTAGGATTTATCATTACGCGGAACTATGGTGTTCGGGCGGATGAGGCGGTCAATGAACTGGTCCATCACCTGGAGATCACCATTTTTATCATTATGCTGATCCTGATTCCTTTCCTTGGGTGGAGGGAGTCGATGGTCGTTACCATTGCTGTTCCGATGATCCTCGCTGCGACGCTCTTTATCGCGCAGATAACCGATCAGACCATCAACCGTATTACACTCTTTGCATTTCTGCTTTCTCTGGGGCTTATCGTTGATGATGCCATCATTGTGATCGAAAATATCCACAGGCGTCTGCATCTGGACATAGAGAAGAAAAGTGTAGACGAGATCATCGTACAGGCGACCGACGAGATAGGTCCGTCGACCAACATTGCCACTATCGCCATTATCCTGACGATGGTGCCCATGGCATTCGTCGGAGGGATGATGGGGCAGTTTATGAAGCCCATACCGCTCAATGTCCCGGTAGGACTTGCCGTATCTCTTTTCGTCGCCTATGTCTTTGCCCCCTATATGGCGAGGAAATTCATCAACTTCAAGAAGATCAAAGCTGAGGTACATGCGCATCATAAAAAAGAGCATGGGGATGCCCTAGAAGAAGATGTAACAGGCAAAGATGAGGAAGGCAAATGA